A stretch of Bacillus pseudomycoides DNA encodes these proteins:
- the yhbH gene encoding sporulation protein YhbH, producing MGEENQPNYTISQENWSLHRKGHDDQQRHQEKVQEAIKNNLPDLVTEESIVMSNGRDVVKIPIRSLDEYKIRYNYDKNKHVGQGTGDSKVGDVVARDGSSGQKQKGPGKGQGAGDAAGEDYYEAEVSILELEQAFFKELELPNLKRKEMDENRIEHIEFNDIRKTGLWGNIDKKRTMISAYKRNAMNGKPAFHPIRQEDLKFRTWNEVLKPDSKAVVLAMMDTSGSMGIWEKYMARSFFFWMTRFLRTKYETVDIEFIAHHTEAKVVTEEEFFSKGESGGTICSSVYRKALELIDGKYSPERYNIYPFHFSDGDNLTSDNARCVKLVQELMKVCNMFGYGEVNQYNRSSSTLFSVYKNIEDEKFRYYILKNKKDIFHCLKKFLKK from the coding sequence ATGGGCGAAGAAAATCAACCAAATTATACAATTTCACAGGAAAACTGGTCCCTCCATCGCAAAGGACATGACGATCAACAACGCCATCAAGAAAAGGTACAAGAGGCAATTAAGAATAACTTACCAGACCTTGTGACAGAAGAAAGTATCGTGATGTCTAATGGTAGGGACGTTGTCAAAATACCAATTCGGTCTTTAGATGAATATAAAATTAGATATAACTATGATAAGAATAAACATGTTGGGCAAGGAACTGGTGATAGTAAAGTTGGCGATGTGGTTGCAAGAGATGGATCAAGTGGTCAAAAGCAAAAGGGACCAGGAAAAGGGCAAGGTGCAGGGGATGCAGCTGGAGAAGATTATTATGAAGCAGAAGTATCAATTTTAGAATTAGAGCAAGCATTTTTTAAAGAGTTGGAGCTGCCTAATTTAAAGCGGAAAGAAATGGATGAAAATCGTATTGAACATATTGAATTTAATGACATTAGAAAAACAGGATTGTGGGGAAATATTGATAAAAAACGGACGATGATCTCGGCTTATAAACGAAATGCTATGAATGGAAAGCCCGCTTTTCATCCAATTCGTCAAGAAGATTTGAAGTTCCGAACATGGAATGAAGTGTTGAAGCCAGATTCCAAAGCTGTTGTATTAGCAATGATGGATACGAGTGGATCTATGGGGATTTGGGAGAAGTATATGGCGCGTAGTTTCTTCTTTTGGATGACAAGATTCTTACGTACAAAGTACGAAACGGTAGATATAGAATTTATTGCGCATCATACAGAAGCGAAGGTCGTGACAGAGGAAGAGTTTTTTTCAAAAGGAGAAAGTGGTGGAACAATATGTTCCTCTGTTTATAGAAAAGCACTTGAGCTTATAGATGGAAAGTATTCACCGGAACGCTATAATATTTACCCATTTCATTTTTCAGATGGAGATAACTTAACATCAGATAATGCTCGTTGTGTGAAGCTTGTACAAGAATTGATGAAGGTATGTAATATGTTTGGGTATGGGGAAGTAAACCAGTATAATCGTTCATCATCTACCCTTTTTTCTGTTTATAAAAACATTGAGGATGAGAAGTTTAGGTATTATATATTGAAAAATAAGAAGGATATTTTTCACTGCCTTAAAAAGTTCCTTAAGAAATAA